The following coding sequences lie in one Musa acuminata AAA Group cultivar baxijiao chromosome BXJ3-1, Cavendish_Baxijiao_AAA, whole genome shotgun sequence genomic window:
- the LOC135629652 gene encoding very-long-chain aldehyde decarbonylase GL1-9-like has protein sequence MGILETMVFWEGYVTDEVMGTFAPIVLYWLYAGFYQLLPRLDRYRLHTKKEEEQKNLVTLATVVKGVLLQQVVQATIAQVLFLVTARASLSGVPVQPSIPVQILQIFVAMLALDTWQYFMHRYMHQNKFLYRHIHSQHHRLVVPYAVGALYNHPLEGFLLDTLGGAISFLISGMTPRTSVFFFCFAVMKTIDDHCGLWLPGNIFHIFFQNNTAYHDIHHQLQGSKYNYSQPFFSIWDRVLGTHMPYSLVTRREGGLEARPLKD, from the exons ATGGGTATTCTTGAGACGATGGTATTTTGGGAAGGGTATGTGACCGATGAGGTGATGGGTACCTTCGCCCCTATCGTCCTTTACTGGCTCTACGCCGGATTCTACCAGCTCTTGCCACGGTTGGACCGCTACCGATTGCATACCAAGAAAGAAGAGGAGCAGAAGAACCTGGTGACGCTGGCGACTGTGGTGAAGGGTGTGCTGTTGCAGCAGGTCGTTCAAGCAACCATCGCTCAAGTACTCTTCTTG GTAACTGCCAGGGCAAGCTTATCAGGGGTCCCTGTTCAGCCATCAATTCCCGTTCAAATCTTGCAGATCTTTGTGGCAATGTTAGCATTGGACACATGGCAGTATTTCATGCACCGATACATGCACCAGAATAAGTTTTTGTACCGCCATATTCATTCTCAGCATCACCGCCTCGTTGTTCCTTACGCGGTTGgagccctctacaaccatccattgGAGGGTTTCCTTCTCGACACTCTTGGTGGTGCCATCTCGTTCCTGATCTCAGGGATGACACCACGCACTTCGGTGTTCTTTTTCTGCTTTGCTGTGATGAAGACGATCGATGATCACTGTGGCCTTTGGTTGCCCGGTAatatcttccacatcttctttcaGAACAACACAGCCTATCATGACATCCACCATCAGCTTCAAGGATCGAAATATAATTACTCGCAGCCGTTCTTCTCGATTTGGGACCGAGTGTTGGGAACTCACATGCCCTACAGCTTAGTCACTCGCCGAGAAGGTGGCTTGGAGGCGAGACCTTTAAAAGACTAG
- the LOC135629356 gene encoding homeobox-leucine zipper protein HOX21-like isoform X2 — protein MQETEGSVLHLCSQLLCEQHETAHLVGGNIHLMCKQLVAIFQLQYVMAPMLGKRSMSFSGIENGEEMNADDDLSDDGMQTGEKKRRLKMEQVRTLEKSFEQGNKLEPERKMQLAGALGLQPRQVAIWFQNRRARWKTKQLEKDYDVLKRQFEAMKSENESLQEQNKKLQAEILSLKRRETSEMINLNKETQGSSSNRSENSSEINLDLSRASVTESPLNPNQSLPFFHSVRPADVDHLLLHSSSRPELQCPKIDHGVTEGSFSNLLCSMEDQSASFWSWCSQESSAARVELYRHQPGLETQKTYNQDHRM, from the exons ATGCAAGAGACCGAAGGCAGCGTTCTGCATCTTTGCAGCCAACTGCTCTGTGAACAGCATGAGACAGCACATTTGGTGGGTGGAAACATCCATCTAATGTGCAAACAACTCGTCGCAATCTTCCAACTACAATATG TCATGGCTCCAATGCTTGGGAAGAGATCCATGTCCTTCTCGGGGATCGAGAATGGTGAAGAGATGAATGCCGACGATGACTTGTCGGATGATGGCATGCAGACAggcgagaagaagaggaggctcAAGATGGAGCAGGTGAGGACACTGGAGAAGAGCTTCGAGCAGGGGAACAAGCTGGAGCCTGAGAGAAAGATGCAGCTGGCAGGAGCACTTGGGCTGCAACCAAGGCAGGTAGCCATTTGGTTCCAGAACAGGAGGGCCAGGTGGAAGACCAAACAACTGGAGAAGGATTATGATGTTCTGAAGAGACAGTTTGAGGCCATGAAATCAGAAAATGAGAGCTTGCAAGAACAGAACAAGAAGCTCCAAGCTGAG ATCTTGTCTCTGAAAAGAAGAGAGACATCAGAGATGATCAACCTCAACAAGGAGACTCAAGGTTCAAGCAGCAATAGAAGTGAGAACAGCTCTGAGATCAACTTGGATCTCTCGAGAGCATCAGTCACAGAGAGCCCGTTGAATCCCAACCAAAGCCTGCCCTTCTTTCACTCAGTTAGACCAGCTGATGTtgaccacctcctcctccatagTTCTTCAAGGCCAGAGCTGCAATGCCCCAAAATAGACCATGGCGTCACGGAAGGAAGCTTTAGCAACTTGTTGTGCAGCATGGAAGACCAATCTGCCTCCTTCTGGTCATG GTGTTCTCAGGAAAGTTCAGCTGCAAGAGTTGAGCTTTACCGACACCAACCTGGCCTTGAGACCCAAAAG ACTTATAATCAAGATCATCGGATGTAA
- the LOC135629356 gene encoding homeobox-leucine zipper protein HOX21-like isoform X1, which produces MQETEGSVLHLCSQLLCEQHETAHLVGGNIHLMCKQLVAIFQLQYERHQIPTPVSLHPHTIPCNNLQDLRVMAPMLGKRSMSFSGIENGEEMNADDDLSDDGMQTGEKKRRLKMEQVRTLEKSFEQGNKLEPERKMQLAGALGLQPRQVAIWFQNRRARWKTKQLEKDYDVLKRQFEAMKSENESLQEQNKKLQAEILSLKRRETSEMINLNKETQGSSSNRSENSSEINLDLSRASVTESPLNPNQSLPFFHSVRPADVDHLLLHSSSRPELQCPKIDHGVTEGSFSNLLCSMEDQSASFWSWCSQESSAARVELYRHQPGLETQKTYNQDHRM; this is translated from the exons ATGCAAGAGACCGAAGGCAGCGTTCTGCATCTTTGCAGCCAACTGCTCTGTGAACAGCATGAGACAGCACATTTGGTGGGTGGAAACATCCATCTAATGTGCAAACAACTCGTCGCAATCTTCCAACTACAATATG AACGGCACCAAATTCCCACCCCCGTTAGTCTGCATCCTCACACCATCCCATGCAATAATCTCCAAGACCTCAGAG TCATGGCTCCAATGCTTGGGAAGAGATCCATGTCCTTCTCGGGGATCGAGAATGGTGAAGAGATGAATGCCGACGATGACTTGTCGGATGATGGCATGCAGACAggcgagaagaagaggaggctcAAGATGGAGCAGGTGAGGACACTGGAGAAGAGCTTCGAGCAGGGGAACAAGCTGGAGCCTGAGAGAAAGATGCAGCTGGCAGGAGCACTTGGGCTGCAACCAAGGCAGGTAGCCATTTGGTTCCAGAACAGGAGGGCCAGGTGGAAGACCAAACAACTGGAGAAGGATTATGATGTTCTGAAGAGACAGTTTGAGGCCATGAAATCAGAAAATGAGAGCTTGCAAGAACAGAACAAGAAGCTCCAAGCTGAG ATCTTGTCTCTGAAAAGAAGAGAGACATCAGAGATGATCAACCTCAACAAGGAGACTCAAGGTTCAAGCAGCAATAGAAGTGAGAACAGCTCTGAGATCAACTTGGATCTCTCGAGAGCATCAGTCACAGAGAGCCCGTTGAATCCCAACCAAAGCCTGCCCTTCTTTCACTCAGTTAGACCAGCTGATGTtgaccacctcctcctccatagTTCTTCAAGGCCAGAGCTGCAATGCCCCAAAATAGACCATGGCGTCACGGAAGGAAGCTTTAGCAACTTGTTGTGCAGCATGGAAGACCAATCTGCCTCCTTCTGGTCATG GTGTTCTCAGGAAAGTTCAGCTGCAAGAGTTGAGCTTTACCGACACCAACCTGGCCTTGAGACCCAAAAG ACTTATAATCAAGATCATCGGATGTAA